A DNA window from Anaerocolumna sp. AGMB13020 contains the following coding sequences:
- a CDS encoding ferredoxin codes for MKASVNPDLCISCELCTNLCPDVFSMGDDGFAHGIDDAIPADKESEAEDARDSCPTSAIDID; via the coding sequence ATGAAAGCTAGTGTTAATCCAGATCTTTGCATAAGCTGTGAATTATGCACAAACCTATGTCCCGACGTTTTTAGTATGGGTGATGACGGTTTTGCTCATGGAATAGACGATGCAATTCCGGCAGATAAAGAATCCGAAGCGGAAGACGCCAGAGACAGCTGTCCTACCAGTGCAATTGATATTGATTAA
- a CDS encoding LacI family DNA-binding transcriptional regulator: protein MNIYDISKKAGVSIATVSRVLNNSPSVSAKTRNKVLSIIEESGYMPNAYARGLGLNSMNTIGILCADSSDIYLANAVFYLERELKNNGYNSILCCTGYEPKDKENCLKLLLSKKVDALILVGSNFVEKNSSDNNYILEAANQVPVMLINGYLKAPNIFCILCDEHQAVYDITDKLIKSGYTDPIFLYRLLSFSGIQKKEGFLQATQENKIESQNRVYECSGDVTDIKNYLISLYKSGRRFNGIIAADDEIAIGAVKFAKTVKLAIPKNISIVGHNNSKLAKCCEPELTSIDNKLETICIQTVLTLMRIFNNENVAGRTVFSADLVLRETTNLKA from the coding sequence ATGAATATATATGATATCTCAAAAAAAGCAGGTGTTTCCATCGCAACTGTATCCCGGGTTTTAAATAACAGTCCCAGCGTCAGTGCAAAAACCAGAAATAAAGTATTATCCATAATAGAAGAAAGCGGTTACATGCCTAATGCTTATGCCCGTGGGCTGGGGCTTAACTCTATGAATACCATCGGTATCCTGTGTGCTGATTCTTCTGATATCTATCTTGCCAATGCAGTATTTTATCTGGAACGGGAATTAAAAAACAATGGCTATAATTCCATATTATGCTGTACCGGTTATGAGCCAAAGGACAAGGAAAATTGCCTGAAACTGCTCTTATCAAAGAAAGTGGATGCACTTATTTTAGTGGGTTCGAATTTTGTAGAAAAAAATTCTTCTGACAATAATTATATATTAGAAGCAGCCAATCAGGTACCTGTAATGTTGATTAACGGTTATCTGAAGGCCCCCAATATATTCTGTATCCTATGCGATGAGCATCAGGCGGTTTATGATATTACAGATAAATTAATTAAAAGTGGTTATACAGACCCCATTTTTTTATACCGGCTACTGTCCTTTAGCGGTATCCAAAAAAAAGAGGGATTTCTTCAGGCAACCCAAGAGAACAAAATAGAATCCCAGAACCGGGTATATGAATGCTCCGGAGATGTGACTGATATTAAGAATTATCTTATTTCACTTTATAAGAGTGGACGCCGCTTTAATGGAATTATCGCTGCTGATGATGAAATTGCTATCGGTGCGGTCAAATTTGCAAAAACCGTGAAATTAGCTATTCCTAAAAATATTTCCATCGTCGGACACAACAACTCCAAACTGGCAAAATGCTGTGAACCGGAACTGACCTCCATTGACAATAAGTTAGAGACTATATGTATCCAAACCGTTCTGACCTTAATGCGTATTTTTAATAATGAGAATGTGGCCGGAAGAACAGTTTTTTCAGCAGATTTAGTACTTCGGGAAACTACGAACCTAAAAGCCTGA
- a CDS encoding glycoside hydrolase family 35 protein: protein MVSNTIEIKDKFYVNGKPVQIISGAIHYFRIVPEYWRDRLEKLKAMGCNTVETYVPWNLHEPQKGTYCFEGILDIRKFIEIAAELELWVIFRPSPYICAEWEFGGLPAWLLAEDGMRFRSSHPSFMQHTADYYKKLFEITAPLQLPLGGPIILIQIENEYGYYADDTGYLEQMKQLMVDNGACVPFVTSDGPWGDALECGKLEGVLPTGNFGSKMKEQFAVLKEHTNGGPLMCMEFWVGWFDHWGNGGHKTSNMEENCKDLDEALQYGNINIYMFIGGTNFGFMNGSNYYDELTPDVTSYDYDAVLSECGDITPKYEAFREIIGKYAKLPEIEFTTKIVKKAYGKLSCKEKVGLFESLEDLSAPVTDLFPKSMEKLGQSYGYTLYRSSLVKEKKMEKIRLYNANDRAKIYISQKPVATLYDRELLIEHDIAYDFEKGSSIDILMENMGRVNFGPYLDKQRKGIDGSVVINGHQHMNWEHYTLPLDNLHKLDFTKGFQEQKPTFYRFEFQVEEKGDTFIDMEGWGKGCVFVNGFNLGRFWEIGPQKRLYLPAPLLRDGINEIIVFETEGKASEELVLCDKPDLG from the coding sequence ATGGTATCTAACACAATAGAAATCAAGGATAAGTTTTATGTAAATGGTAAACCTGTGCAGATTATATCAGGTGCCATACACTATTTCAGAATAGTTCCTGAGTACTGGAGGGATCGCCTGGAAAAATTAAAGGCTATGGGCTGCAATACGGTAGAAACCTATGTGCCCTGGAATCTTCATGAACCCCAAAAAGGAACTTATTGCTTTGAGGGTATTCTGGATATTAGGAAATTCATAGAGATTGCAGCTGAACTTGAATTATGGGTAATCTTCAGACCCTCCCCCTACATTTGTGCAGAATGGGAATTTGGTGGACTTCCTGCCTGGCTCCTGGCGGAAGACGGAATGCGTTTTCGAAGCAGTCATCCAAGTTTTATGCAGCATACGGCTGATTATTATAAGAAACTCTTTGAGATTACAGCACCTTTACAGTTGCCCTTAGGCGGACCGATCATATTGATTCAAATTGAAAACGAATATGGTTATTATGCAGATGATACAGGTTACCTGGAACAGATGAAACAGCTGATGGTTGATAATGGAGCCTGTGTCCCTTTTGTTACTTCTGACGGTCCATGGGGAGATGCCTTGGAGTGCGGTAAGTTGGAAGGCGTATTGCCTACAGGAAACTTTGGTTCCAAGATGAAGGAGCAGTTTGCAGTATTAAAAGAGCATACCAATGGCGGACCTCTTATGTGTATGGAATTCTGGGTAGGCTGGTTCGATCATTGGGGTAACGGAGGACATAAAACCTCTAATATGGAAGAGAATTGCAAGGATTTAGACGAAGCCTTACAGTATGGTAATATTAATATCTACATGTTTATCGGCGGAACAAACTTTGGCTTTATGAACGGCTCTAATTATTATGATGAGCTTACGCCGGATGTAACCTCCTATGACTATGATGCAGTATTGTCAGAGTGCGGTGATATTACACCTAAATACGAAGCGTTCAGGGAAATCATCGGTAAATATGCAAAACTTCCGGAGATAGAATTTACCACAAAGATTGTGAAAAAAGCTTATGGAAAGCTTAGCTGTAAGGAAAAGGTAGGCTTATTTGAAAGCCTGGAGGATCTGTCAGCTCCTGTTACTGATTTATTTCCCAAGTCCATGGAAAAACTCGGACAAAGCTATGGGTACACCTTATACCGTTCTTCTCTTGTAAAAGAGAAAAAGATGGAAAAAATTCGTTTATACAATGCGAACGACAGGGCAAAAATATATATCTCACAGAAACCTGTTGCAACACTTTATGATAGAGAGCTGCTTATCGAACACGATATAGCCTATGACTTTGAAAAAGGAAGTTCCATAGATATTCTTATGGAGAATATGGGAAGAGTGAATTTCGGACCTTACCTGGATAAACAGCGTAAAGGAATAGATGGAAGTGTTGTAATCAACGGTCATCAGCATATGAACTGGGAACACTATACCCTGCCCTTGGATAATCTTCATAAATTGGATTTTACCAAAGGCTTTCAAGAGCAGAAACCTACCTTTTACCGCTTTGAGTTCCAGGTAGAAGAAAAAGGAGACACCTTCATAGATATGGAAGGCTGGGGAAAAGGCTGCGTCTTTGTAAACGGCTTTAATCTGGGACGTTTCTGGGAGATTGGACCGCAGAAAAGATTATACCTGCCTGCACCATTGCTGCGAGACGGAATCAACGAAATTATCGTATTCGAGACAGAAGGAAAAGCATCGGAGGAACTAGTCCTTTGTGATAAACCGGATCTCGGTTAA
- a CDS encoding PQQ-dependent sugar dehydrogenase: MEYNNSYKIKGMADWFKKKKGMYSFISQSFDNLQAVCPKLLKTEVAYQNDFPYTAEIISEGLTVPWAMDITKDGRIFVTERIGNIRLIHKDNRGAETIYTFTAPFTAQGEGGLLGLVLDPEFDKNGYFYVMYTFQAEDKFYNRVVRMHYEDGNTREDRILLDNIPGGRGHNGGRIKIGPDNLLYITTGDGDVPESSQNLELLSGKILRINLDGSIPSDNPFSGSPVYALGLRNPQGLAWSKEGDLYASVHGNYGRDKINIIIPGGNYGWPLAEAEEDLAEQGFQASVISSETETWAPSGITFIEEGPLKGRLLVAALRGMEVLEMMLSADGRQVVQVIPRLQDQYGRLREAYSAADGSVYITTSNLDGRGQPREGDDKIIRLVPISEE, encoded by the coding sequence ATGGAATATAATAATTCTTATAAGATCAAGGGCATGGCAGACTGGTTTAAAAAGAAAAAAGGAATGTACTCCTTTATTTCTCAAAGCTTTGATAATTTACAGGCGGTGTGTCCGAAACTCTTGAAAACAGAGGTGGCATACCAAAATGATTTCCCTTATACAGCTGAGATAATTAGTGAAGGGTTGACTGTACCCTGGGCAATGGATATTACAAAGGACGGAAGAATCTTTGTAACAGAGCGAATCGGTAACATCCGTCTGATACATAAGGATAACAGGGGAGCCGAAACGATATATACCTTTACAGCGCCGTTTACCGCTCAGGGTGAGGGTGGTTTACTTGGGCTGGTATTGGACCCTGAATTTGATAAAAATGGATACTTTTATGTTATGTATACCTTTCAGGCAGAAGATAAATTCTATAACCGGGTAGTGCGTATGCATTATGAGGACGGAAATACAAGAGAAGACAGGATATTACTGGATAATATACCAGGTGGAAGAGGGCATAACGGCGGCAGAATAAAGATTGGACCCGATAATTTACTTTATATAACAACTGGAGATGGTGATGTACCGGAATCATCACAGAATCTTGAGCTTCTGTCTGGAAAAATTCTTCGTATCAATCTGGATGGCAGCATACCCTCTGATAATCCTTTCTCAGGTTCACCTGTATATGCTCTGGGTCTTCGTAATCCCCAAGGGCTTGCCTGGAGTAAGGAGGGTGACTTATATGCTTCCGTACATGGAAACTATGGAAGAGATAAAATAAACATAATTATACCCGGGGGAAATTACGGGTGGCCTTTGGCGGAAGCGGAGGAAGATCTGGCAGAACAGGGCTTTCAGGCTTCTGTCATCAGCAGTGAAACAGAGACCTGGGCACCATCAGGAATCACCTTTATTGAAGAAGGACCTTTAAAAGGCAGATTGCTGGTTGCAGCATTAAGAGGAATGGAAGTATTAGAAATGATGCTGTCGGCTGATGGTAGACAGGTAGTACAGGTAATACCACGGCTTCAGGACCAATATGGAAGATTGAGAGAAGCCTATAGTGCAGCTGACGGCTCGGTGTATATAACTACCAGTAACTTAGATGGCAGAGGGCAGCCTCGAGAAGGGGATGACAAGATTATACGGTTGGTACCCATAAGTGAAGAATAG
- a CDS encoding YibE/F family protein has product MKPFHNKLKLYISSFRSNLSYHLPVLLSIIVLLFLLLLPTGYEGAIIYQGTDRCSARVISVDNKNIIDTGLIRSGEQTCVVELLGGKFKGQQVAGFNLLNGSLETDKIFTPGDKALVVINYNTSEILSVNLIDHYRINKEVLLAAIFAILLIVVAGGTGFRALISFATSILMIWKVLVPFYLNGHNPIYFGLLITVFLTILILSLVFGFNRKALAAISGASLGILVTCILGMLFTTSYKIHGAIMPNSESLLYSGYEGLNLTKIFMASIFIGSSGAVMDLAVDITSAITEVISKKPEMKWKDAFLSGMNVGRAAMGTMTTTLLLAYSGGYIALLMVFMAQGTPIYNILNYKYVSAEILDTFIGSIGLVLVAPFTAFTSSVLLTGQKASLKTSIGN; this is encoded by the coding sequence ATGAAGCCTTTTCATAATAAACTTAAATTATACATAAGCAGCTTCCGCAGCAACTTATCTTACCATCTGCCAGTCCTCCTATCTATTATTGTTTTATTATTCCTGCTTCTCCTGCCTACCGGTTACGAAGGCGCAATTATCTACCAGGGCACTGACCGCTGCTCTGCCAGAGTAATATCAGTTGATAATAAAAATATCATCGATACCGGACTTATCCGTTCCGGTGAACAGACCTGTGTGGTAGAATTATTAGGCGGAAAATTTAAAGGGCAGCAGGTTGCAGGCTTTAATCTCTTGAATGGCTCCCTGGAAACAGATAAGATTTTCACTCCCGGAGATAAAGCTCTGGTGGTAATAAATTATAATACTTCTGAAATTCTTTCCGTAAATCTTATCGATCACTACCGAATCAACAAAGAAGTCCTCCTCGCAGCAATATTTGCAATTTTACTAATTGTTGTAGCGGGAGGAACAGGTTTTAGAGCCTTGATTTCCTTTGCAACAAGTATCCTGATGATCTGGAAGGTCTTAGTGCCGTTTTATTTAAACGGTCATAACCCCATTTACTTTGGACTACTTATCACTGTCTTTCTTACAATTCTGATTCTTTCACTGGTATTCGGATTCAACCGTAAGGCCCTTGCTGCCATCTCTGGTGCCTCTCTTGGAATCCTTGTAACCTGTATCCTTGGAATGCTGTTTACCACCAGTTATAAGATACATGGCGCTATTATGCCAAATTCAGAAAGTCTGCTTTACAGTGGATATGAAGGTCTGAACCTTACCAAAATATTTATGGCAAGTATCTTTATCGGCTCTTCCGGTGCTGTTATGGATCTCGCGGTGGATATTACTTCGGCTATTACTGAAGTAATTTCCAAGAAACCCGAAATGAAATGGAAGGATGCTTTTCTCTCCGGTATGAATGTGGGACGTGCTGCCATGGGAACGATGACCACCACTCTCCTTCTTGCATATTCCGGAGGTTATATTGCACTGTTGATGGTATTTATGGCTCAGGGAACACCAATATATAATATATTGAATTACAAATATGTATCTGCAGAAATTCTTGATACCTTTATCGGAAGCATTGGTCTGGTACTGGTAGCACCCTTTACTGCATTTACCAGCAGTGTTCTCTTAACCGGACAAAAAGCCTCTCTAAAAACTTCTATAGGAAATTGA
- a CDS encoding alkaline phosphatase gives MMNKTFKRISACTLAGVLLLSLAFTNDFNSAKSAAAGSKKETQATNLKAPKYVFMFIGDGMSYPQIQAASDYLGAINQQKDTKVLTGNKYLNFMKFPVAGSAVTYDSTSFCPDSASTATSLSTGHKTYSGTINMDENKKISYETISEKVKEQLDYKVGIISSVNLNHATPAAYYAHQPSRNNYYSIGLEMVNSGFEYFAGGALINPDGDNKNTPQTNLYQVAKEKGYKVITTQKDAVNVKASDGKTIIIGETLADSNSLSYANDAKSSEWKLKDYVKKGIDVLYNEKGFFMMVEGGKIDWACHANDAGSTIADTVALDDAVSEAIAFYKKYPDDTLILVTGDHETGGLTIGYAGTDYNTFLDNLSNQKLSYAKFDSDYVKKYRENGTAFDTVLQDIKKNFGLIADNDSSAKTNPDLVLTSYEYEKLKDAYIKTISGKRAENSEEYLLYGSYEPLTVTITHILNNKSGINFSSYAHTGLPVGVFAQGQGADLFSGYYDNTQIYYNLESLLKVK, from the coding sequence ATGATGAATAAAACCTTTAAGAGAATATCTGCCTGTACTCTGGCAGGTGTCCTTCTCTTATCCCTTGCATTCACCAATGATTTTAACAGTGCAAAAAGTGCTGCTGCCGGAAGCAAGAAAGAAACACAAGCAACCAATTTGAAAGCTCCCAAATATGTATTTATGTTTATCGGTGATGGTATGAGCTATCCACAGATCCAGGCAGCCAGTGATTACCTCGGTGCTATTAATCAGCAAAAGGATACCAAAGTCCTTACCGGTAACAAATATCTGAATTTCATGAAATTTCCTGTAGCAGGTTCAGCTGTTACTTATGATTCCACTTCTTTTTGTCCCGACTCCGCTTCTACTGCCACCTCACTTTCAACAGGTCATAAGACATACAGCGGAACCATTAATATGGACGAGAACAAAAAAATATCTTATGAAACGATCTCCGAAAAAGTGAAAGAACAGTTAGACTATAAGGTTGGTATCATCTCCTCTGTTAACCTTAATCATGCAACCCCTGCTGCTTACTATGCACATCAGCCTTCCAGAAACAACTATTATTCCATCGGTCTTGAAATGGTTAACAGTGGTTTTGAATATTTTGCAGGCGGTGCTTTAATCAATCCTGACGGAGACAATAAGAATACGCCTCAGACGAACCTATACCAGGTTGCTAAAGAGAAAGGTTACAAGGTAATAACAACTCAAAAGGATGCAGTAAATGTAAAAGCCTCCGACGGAAAGACTATCATTATCGGTGAGACACTGGCAGACAGCAATTCACTTTCCTATGCAAACGATGCCAAATCCAGCGAATGGAAACTAAAGGATTACGTAAAAAAAGGCATAGATGTGCTTTACAATGAAAAAGGATTTTTTATGATGGTGGAAGGTGGTAAGATTGACTGGGCCTGTCATGCAAATGATGCCGGTTCTACTATCGCAGATACGGTTGCACTTGATGATGCCGTATCAGAAGCAATCGCTTTCTATAAAAAATACCCTGATGATACCTTAATCCTAGTAACCGGAGATCATGAGACCGGAGGACTGACAATTGGTTATGCAGGAACAGATTATAATACATTCCTTGACAACCTGTCCAATCAGAAGCTCTCCTATGCCAAATTTGATTCCGATTACGTGAAGAAATACAGAGAAAACGGAACTGCTTTTGATACAGTTCTTCAAGATATCAAAAAGAATTTTGGTCTTATAGCAGACAATGATTCCAGTGCCAAAACCAATCCTGACCTGGTGCTCACCTCTTATGAATATGAGAAGCTAAAAGATGCTTACATAAAAACCATAAGTGGTAAACGTGCAGAAAACAGCGAGGAGTATCTCCTTTATGGTTCCTATGAACCCTTGACGGTAACAATTACTCATATACTCAACAACAAATCCGGTATTAATTTTTCCTCCTATGCCCATACAGGACTTCCGGTAGGTGTATTTGCACAAGGACAGGGTGCTGATCTTTTCTCTGGGTATTATGATAACACACAGATTTATTATAATCTTGAAAGTCTCCTGAAAGTAAAATAA
- a CDS encoding DUF3892 domain-containing protein: MENMNTNQSDLSSVLPMMALSDIPESKPDAKEIVALVKDSGKVTGYQLSDGKVLNKEEGVEAARQGDIKGVGIATRKGNEYLKSLPDGREENNLSNLPSITDEKLS; encoded by the coding sequence ATGGAGAATATGAATACAAATCAATCAGATTTATCTTCTGTACTGCCTATGATGGCATTAAGCGACATCCCTGAGAGTAAACCGGATGCAAAGGAAATTGTCGCCTTGGTAAAGGACAGCGGGAAAGTTACCGGATATCAGCTTTCTGATGGTAAAGTACTGAACAAAGAAGAAGGAGTGGAAGCGGCCAGACAGGGTGACATCAAAGGAGTAGGAATTGCCACCCGAAAAGGGAATGAATATTTGAAATCTTTACCCGACGGCAGAGAGGAAAATAATCTGTCAAATCTTCCTTCAATCACAGATGAAAAACTATCCTAA